From Mesobacillus jeotgali, the proteins below share one genomic window:
- the putP gene encoding sodium/proline symporter PutP has translation MTFEVFISLGIYFIAMILIGLYAYRKTSDLTDYMLGGRGLGPSVTALSAGASDMSGWMMMGLPGAMYTTGISSAWIAIGLSIGAYLNYLILAPRLRTYTELANDSITIPDFLENRFSDNTKILRSVSAIVIIIFFTLYTSAGIVSGGTLFESAFGLDYRWGLFLTAGVVVVYTLFGGFLAVSLTDFVQGVIMFLALVLVPVVAFTELGGPTNVMNTVSAIDPTMMDLFKGTTFLGIISLLAWGLGYFGQPHIIVRFMAISSVEELKPARRIAMGWMIISIIGALAVGLVGIAYVQVNNIALDNPETVFIMFANILFNPYITGFLLAAILAAIMSTISSQLLVTSSALTEDFYKAFFRREASDKELVFVGRAAVLLVALIGIALSYTPNDTILSLVGNAWAGFGAAFGPVMILSLYWKNMNRWGALSGIIVGALTVIIWISIDGLSEFMYEMIPGFFLSLVAVIVVSKITTGPGKAVKEEFKEMENIMSE, from the coding sequence GTGACTTTTGAAGTATTCATATCTTTAGGAATTTATTTTATTGCAATGATCCTCATCGGATTGTATGCATACCGCAAAACCTCTGATCTGACAGACTATATGCTTGGAGGCCGGGGTCTTGGACCGTCGGTAACAGCCCTTTCAGCTGGTGCTTCTGATATGAGCGGCTGGATGATGATGGGCTTGCCTGGCGCGATGTACACAACAGGTATTTCCAGTGCCTGGATCGCCATTGGATTATCGATTGGTGCCTATTTGAACTACCTCATCTTAGCTCCAAGACTTCGAACATACACGGAGCTGGCAAACGATTCAATCACCATCCCCGATTTCCTTGAAAATCGCTTTTCAGATAACACAAAAATCCTTAGGTCTGTATCTGCAATTGTTATTATCATTTTCTTCACGCTTTACACGTCAGCAGGTATAGTTTCAGGCGGTACATTGTTCGAGTCTGCTTTTGGGCTTGATTATCGCTGGGGATTGTTCCTGACAGCAGGTGTCGTAGTTGTTTATACACTATTCGGCGGTTTCCTTGCTGTTAGTCTGACTGACTTTGTTCAAGGTGTCATCATGTTCCTCGCGCTTGTCCTGGTACCTGTAGTTGCTTTCACAGAACTTGGAGGACCAACAAACGTCATGAATACAGTAAGTGCAATCGATCCTACCATGATGGATCTTTTCAAGGGAACGACCTTCCTTGGAATCATTTCACTATTGGCATGGGGTCTGGGTTACTTCGGCCAGCCACATATCATTGTTCGATTTATGGCAATAAGTTCTGTCGAAGAGCTTAAGCCAGCGCGCAGAATTGCCATGGGCTGGATGATCATATCCATAATTGGGGCTTTGGCTGTCGGTCTTGTCGGGATTGCTTATGTCCAAGTGAACAATATCGCGCTTGATAATCCGGAAACAGTATTCATCATGTTTGCAAATATCCTGTTCAACCCCTATATCACAGGTTTCCTTCTCGCCGCGATATTAGCTGCAATCATGAGCACGATTTCGTCACAGCTGCTTGTCACATCCAGTGCGTTGACTGAGGACTTTTACAAAGCGTTCTTCCGCCGCGAAGCAAGTGACAAAGAGTTAGTCTTTGTTGGCCGTGCTGCCGTTTTGCTTGTCGCATTAATCGGCATCGCACTTTCTTATACTCCAAATGATACAATTCTATCATTGGTTGGTAACGCATGGGCCGGTTTCGGTGCTGCATTCGGACCCGTCATGATCCTTAGTCTGTATTGGAAAAACATGAACCGTTGGGGTGCGCTTTCCGGAATCATTGTCGGTGCGCTCACCGTCATTATCTGGATCAGCATCGATGGACTATCTGAGTTCATGTATGAAATGATCCCAGGATTCTTCCTGAGTCTAGTTGCTGTAATTGTTGTAAGTAAAATTACGACAGGACCAGGCAAAGCAGTTAAGGAAGAGTTTAAAGAAATGGAAAACATTATGTCTGAGTAA
- a CDS encoding group-specific protein yields the protein MKKFYVASSFKNIEAVRYISRQLVERGYLHTYDWTRNDRASTFEDLTEIGQREKAAVMEADFLLVLLPAGKGSHIELGIALGLGKRIYLHSPDGEVNHLETTSTFYHLPEVRKCIGSMEELIFEVMEREVIAQSVME from the coding sequence TTGAAAAAGTTTTACGTGGCATCGAGCTTTAAAAATATAGAAGCAGTTCGGTATATCAGTAGGCAGCTGGTCGAGAGAGGATATCTTCACACGTATGACTGGACGAGGAATGACAGAGCATCGACCTTCGAAGATTTAACAGAAATAGGGCAAAGGGAAAAGGCTGCTGTCATGGAAGCTGATTTCTTGCTTGTCCTTTTGCCAGCAGGAAAAGGCAGCCATATAGAATTAGGGATTGCCCTTGGACTCGGAAAAAGAATTTATCTCCATTCACCAGATGGAGAAGTGAATCATTTGGAAACAACCAGTACGTTCTATCATTTGCCAGAAGTGCGAAAATGTATTGGGAGTATGGAGGAATTAATATTCGAAGTTATGGAGAGGGAAGTCATTGCGCAGTCAGTTATGGAGTAA
- a CDS encoding DUF378 domain-containing protein, translating into MKTLNLVSLVLLIVGGLNWLLVGLFEWDLVGGLFGGMDSPIAKIVYILVGLAAIYSLTLLSKVNK; encoded by the coding sequence ATGAAAACTTTAAATTTGGTATCATTAGTATTACTTATTGTCGGCGGTTTAAATTGGCTTTTGGTTGGATTATTTGAATGGGATTTGGTTGGAGGCCTCTTCGGTGGAATGGACAGTCCAATCGCAAAGATCGTCTACATCCTTGTCGGCCTCGCAGCCATATACAGCCTCACACTATTATCAAAAGTAAACAAATAA
- a CDS encoding SE1832 family protein produces the protein MDKKEIEYKIVELKDEYLQLQHNLEKLESVKGNLHPLENRLAAIEEELSSLNQRLRDM, from the coding sequence ATGGACAAAAAAGAAATTGAATATAAAATCGTTGAACTAAAAGACGAGTACTTACAGCTCCAGCATAATCTCGAAAAACTCGAATCTGTAAAAGGCAATCTCCATCCGCTCGAAAACCGACTGGCCGCAATCGAAGAGGAATTAAGCTCCCTGAACCAGCGGCTCCGTGACATGTAA
- a CDS encoding protein adenylyltransferase SelO yields MTDNQAGWKMDNSYSRLPKIFYSLQKPTTVKAPEVVIFNETLAEELGLDSEALQSDDGAAIFGGNEIPEGGNPLAQAYAGHQFGHFTMLGDGRAVLLGEQITPDGQRFDIQLKGSGRTPYSRGGDGRAGLGPMLREFIISEAMVGLGIPTTRSLAVATTGEEIIRETMQTGAVLTRVAASHLRVGTFQFAANWGDTEDLRALADYAINRHYPELEKEENRYLAFLKNVIRRQAALIAKWQHVGFIHGVMNTDNMTISGETIDYGPCAFMDTYDPATVFSSIDRDGRYAYGNQPYIGGWNLSRFAEALLPLLHKEEDEAVKLAEEALSEFPEIFESEFLSGMRLKLGLFNEEKEDKALIADLLNLMNQHKADYTNTFKALTFGKLNESEMFKTEEFTQWHEKWQGRLGRQEQSKEDVQDLMSDNNPAVIPRNHRVEEAIEAANNGDLNVMVKLLEIMANPYEHSPDQEEFCKPAPPSARPYRTFCGT; encoded by the coding sequence ATGACGGACAATCAGGCTGGCTGGAAAATGGACAACAGCTATTCACGACTCCCGAAAATATTCTATAGTCTGCAGAAACCGACGACAGTGAAAGCACCAGAAGTGGTGATTTTCAATGAGACACTTGCAGAAGAACTGGGACTGGACAGTGAGGCGCTCCAAAGTGACGACGGGGCTGCAATTTTTGGTGGGAACGAGATTCCTGAAGGAGGGAACCCGCTTGCACAGGCATATGCAGGGCATCAGTTCGGGCATTTTACGATGCTGGGGGATGGCAGGGCTGTTCTTCTGGGCGAGCAGATCACCCCGGATGGACAAAGGTTTGACATCCAGTTAAAAGGCTCGGGCCGAACGCCATATTCACGTGGCGGAGATGGCCGTGCAGGTCTTGGTCCGATGCTTCGTGAGTTTATCATCAGCGAAGCGATGGTAGGTTTGGGTATTCCCACAACAAGAAGCCTTGCGGTGGCGACAACGGGAGAGGAAATCATCCGGGAAACGATGCAGACAGGTGCTGTCCTTACACGTGTCGCAGCCAGCCACCTAAGGGTTGGGACATTCCAATTTGCTGCTAACTGGGGAGACACAGAGGACCTTCGGGCACTCGCTGATTATGCAATCAACCGGCATTACCCCGAACTTGAAAAGGAAGAAAACCGTTATCTCGCATTCCTGAAAAATGTAATCAGGCGTCAGGCAGCTCTGATTGCGAAGTGGCAGCATGTAGGCTTTATCCATGGTGTCATGAACACAGACAATATGACAATCAGCGGTGAGACAATTGATTATGGGCCTTGTGCCTTCATGGACACCTATGATCCGGCCACTGTGTTCAGTTCGATCGATCGCGATGGTCGCTATGCCTATGGGAATCAGCCTTATATTGGCGGCTGGAATCTTTCGAGGTTTGCCGAAGCTTTATTGCCGTTGCTTCATAAGGAAGAAGATGAGGCAGTAAAGCTGGCCGAGGAAGCACTCTCTGAATTCCCTGAGATATTCGAAAGTGAATTCCTGTCAGGAATGAGGTTGAAGCTGGGTCTTTTTAATGAGGAAAAAGAGGATAAAGCGCTAATTGCTGACCTTCTTAACCTGATGAATCAACATAAGGCTGACTATACGAACACTTTCAAGGCACTGACTTTTGGGAAGCTTAATGAATCGGAAATGTTCAAGACTGAGGAATTCACACAATGGCATGAAAAGTGGCAGGGCCGACTGGGACGCCAGGAGCAGTCAAAAGAAGATGTCCAGGATTTGATGAGTGACAATAATCCAGCCGTTATCCCGCGAAATCACAGGGTAGAAGAAGCCATTGAAGCAGCAAATAATGGGGATCTGAATGTGATGGTCAAATTGCTTGAAATCATGGCGAATCCATATGAGCATTCCCCTGACCAGGAAGAATTTTGCAAACCGGCTCCGCCATCGGCCAGGCCATATCGGACGTTTTGCGGTACGTGA
- a CDS encoding DUF4083 family protein — translation MNIGDLLFQLVFLVLLIGLSAAVFFVVTSFLKKKPDNQKSIEQKLDRIIELLEKDNKN, via the coding sequence GTGAATATTGGGGATTTATTATTCCAATTAGTGTTTCTCGTATTATTAATTGGTCTATCTGCAGCTGTTTTCTTTGTTGTCACTTCCTTTTTAAAAAAGAAACCTGACAATCAGAAGAGCATCGAACAAAAACTGGACAGAATAATTGAACTGCTGGAAAAGGACAATAAGAACTAA
- a CDS encoding nucleotidyltransferase domain-containing protein, with the protein MKETILKSLAKIEEDFDVKILYAVESGSRAWEFPSKDSDYDVRFIYVHKKEDYLTIDQMGIGKRRDVIELPINDLLDVTGWELTKALKLFRKSNPPLMEWLRSGIVYYQAYSTIDQMKELSKEIFAPNSCLHHYLNMASNNFREYLQGDEVKIKKYFYVLRPVLAARWIEKYNEFPPLEFPKLLENLLPEGELKREIHTLLKRKISGDELDFEPKIEVINQFLDEEIIRLREYASTLHIDLQDFTPKLDQLFRNTLGEVWD; encoded by the coding sequence TTGAAAGAGACCATTTTAAAGTCCCTGGCAAAAATAGAAGAAGACTTCGATGTGAAAATCCTTTATGCAGTCGAGTCCGGAAGCAGGGCCTGGGAATTTCCGTCTAAGGATAGTGACTATGATGTCCGTTTCATTTATGTCCATAAAAAAGAAGATTATCTGACGATTGACCAGATGGGAATTGGCAAGAGAAGAGATGTGATTGAATTGCCGATTAACGATTTGCTGGATGTTACCGGATGGGAATTGACGAAGGCACTAAAGTTGTTCAGAAAGTCGAATCCGCCGTTAATGGAATGGCTGCGTTCGGGGATTGTTTACTACCAGGCTTATTCGACCATTGACCAGATGAAGGAGCTCAGCAAAGAGATTTTCGCTCCAAACTCCTGCCTGCATCACTATTTGAATATGGCCAGTAACAATTTCAGGGAGTACTTGCAGGGTGATGAAGTGAAAATTAAAAAGTATTTTTATGTCCTGAGGCCGGTCCTTGCTGCCAGATGGATTGAAAAATACAACGAGTTTCCTCCGCTGGAATTCCCGAAACTATTGGAGAATCTCTTGCCTGAAGGGGAATTGAAAAGGGAGATACACACCCTGTTGAAAAGGAAAATAAGCGGAGATGAACTTGATTTCGAACCGAAAATTGAAGTCATCAACCAATTTCTCGACGAGGAAATAATACGACTGAGAGAATATGCATCTACCCTTCATATTGACTTGCAGGACTTCACACCTAAGCTTGACCAGCTATTCAGGAACACACTGGGGGAAGTTTGGGATTAA
- a CDS encoding MerR family transcriptional regulator has product MYSIKQVSERLDIPAVTIRAWENRYNVVTPKRTEGGHRLYSEKDVETLKWIKKQVHEKDMKISDAVRLLQDSAQEPVTPPSENDKFSELKDQLYTALINLDSQKANQLADLAFSLYDYEEVFHHIMVKVLYKVGDEWETGAISVAQEHFSSQFIINRCSQFLRVLPVNPLHPKILAFCPEGEHHQIGLMIFSLFLKKKGHDVIYLGPNTPLEGLADLIKMKDISVVAISLTNPDPVGKVEDWIRTTLKMDPSLKFIVGGSCIKDCPKIESKSVTYSLGSDWDEWYEAFMR; this is encoded by the coding sequence TTGTATAGCATCAAGCAAGTATCTGAACGACTGGATATCCCTGCTGTCACCATCAGGGCATGGGAAAACCGATACAACGTCGTTACACCCAAAAGGACCGAGGGCGGCCACCGCTTGTATAGCGAAAAAGATGTGGAAACACTCAAGTGGATTAAAAAGCAGGTTCATGAAAAAGACATGAAAATCAGTGATGCCGTCCGGCTTTTACAGGACTCTGCCCAGGAACCTGTGACACCTCCATCCGAAAATGATAAATTCAGCGAATTGAAGGATCAACTTTACACGGCACTGATCAACCTGGATTCCCAAAAAGCGAATCAGCTTGCCGACCTTGCTTTCTCTCTCTATGACTATGAGGAGGTATTCCATCATATTATGGTAAAGGTTTTGTACAAGGTCGGGGATGAATGGGAGACAGGTGCTATCAGTGTCGCCCAGGAACATTTCTCTTCACAGTTCATCATCAACCGCTGCAGCCAATTTTTAAGGGTGCTTCCAGTTAATCCACTACACCCAAAGATCCTGGCATTTTGTCCGGAGGGTGAGCACCACCAAATCGGATTGATGATTTTTAGTTTATTTTTGAAAAAGAAAGGTCATGATGTCATCTATTTGGGTCCCAATACTCCCCTGGAGGGTCTGGCAGATTTAATTAAAATGAAGGACATTAGCGTTGTCGCAATTTCCTTGACCAACCCGGATCCAGTTGGAAAGGTCGAGGATTGGATTCGTACAACCCTAAAAATGGATCCGTCCCTGAAATTCATCGTTGGCGGCAGTTGCATCAAAGATTGTCCAAAAATCGAATCAAAGTCCGTCACCTACTCGCTTGGTTCGGATTGGGACGAATGGTATGAAGCATTCATGCGCTGA
- a CDS encoding N-acetylmuramoyl-L-alanine amidase, whose amino-acid sequence MKLYLDPGHGGSDPGAQGNGLQEKNLTLDIALKIRSILENEYESIDIRMSRTSDITKSLDQRTNEANAWGADFYLSIHINSFNGSASGYEDYIYIGLSDNSATARYRDIIHEEVMKLTQLNDRGKKKADFHVLRESNMDAMLSENGFIDNTQDAALMKQESWQRDIARGHANGIARAFNLKSKETTNRDESMTDGGQSLYKVIAGSFRDRKNAEQRAADLGAKRIDSAVTTAQISGETWYRVQAGAFSNRENADSLLQQIESQGIEAFITTD is encoded by the coding sequence ATGAAACTTTATTTAGATCCCGGCCACGGCGGCTCGGATCCTGGCGCACAGGGTAATGGTCTTCAGGAGAAAAATTTAACCCTGGATATTGCGCTTAAAATCCGCTCGATTCTGGAAAATGAATATGAAAGTATAGATATCCGGATGAGCAGGACAAGTGATATAACGAAAAGTTTGGATCAGCGGACTAATGAGGCCAATGCGTGGGGCGCTGACTTTTATTTGTCCATCCATATCAATTCCTTTAACGGTTCAGCCAGTGGATACGAAGATTATATCTATATCGGCCTTTCGGATAATTCAGCAACGGCGAGATACCGTGACATCATCCACGAAGAAGTCATGAAGCTGACCCAGCTCAATGACCGCGGCAAGAAAAAAGCTGATTTCCATGTCCTTCGTGAATCAAATATGGATGCCATGCTTTCAGAGAATGGTTTTATAGATAATACACAGGACGCCGCCCTTATGAAGCAGGAATCCTGGCAGCGCGATATTGCGCGAGGACACGCGAATGGGATTGCAAGAGCGTTCAATCTTAAATCAAAAGAAACAACTAACCGAGATGAATCAATGACTGACGGCGGACAATCTTTATACAAAGTGATCGCTGGCTCTTTTAGGGACAGAAAGAATGCCGAGCAGCGAGCAGCAGATTTGGGCGCGAAAAGGATTGACAGCGCTGTTACAACTGCACAGATATCTGGTGAGACCTGGTATCGTGTACAAGCTGGCGCATTTTCAAACCGCGAAAATGCGGATTCTCTCCTCCAGCAAATTGAAAGCCAGGGAATTGAAGCGTTTATCACGACAGATTAA
- the wrbA gene encoding NAD(P)H:quinone oxidoreductase has protein sequence MVKLAVIFYSMSGTNVQLSKWAEEGAKEAGAEVKVFKVKELAPESAIEGNEAWKATVEATKDIPEVTPDDLEWADAIIFSVPTRFGNMPSQMKQFLDTTGGLWAQGKLVNKVVSAMSSAQNPHGGQEATILSLYTTMYHWGAIVAAPGYTDPVTFGAGGNPYGTSVTVDQDGNMVEDVEAAVKHQAKRTVTVAGWVKNGNQ, from the coding sequence ATGGTTAAATTAGCAGTCATCTTTTATAGTATGAGTGGAACGAATGTGCAGCTTTCGAAATGGGCCGAAGAAGGCGCGAAAGAGGCAGGAGCAGAGGTCAAAGTCTTTAAGGTAAAAGAATTGGCTCCTGAATCAGCAATCGAAGGCAATGAAGCATGGAAAGCAACCGTTGAAGCGACAAAGGACATTCCTGAAGTAACGCCAGACGATCTGGAGTGGGCAGATGCCATCATCTTCAGTGTCCCGACACGTTTCGGAAACATGCCATCTCAAATGAAGCAATTCCTTGATACGACAGGCGGTCTGTGGGCCCAGGGCAAGCTGGTCAACAAGGTAGTGAGCGCAATGTCCTCTGCACAGAACCCGCATGGCGGACAAGAGGCAACCATCCTCTCCCTTTACACAACGATGTATCACTGGGGAGCGATTGTCGCTGCGCCAGGTTATACCGATCCAGTGACATTCGGAGCTGGCGGAAATCCTTATGGCACTAGCGTAACCGTCGACCAGGACGGCAATATGGTCGAGGATGTGGAAGCAGCGGTAAAACATCAGGCGAAGCGCACGGTGACCGTTGCCGGATGGGTGAAAAACGGAAATCAATAA
- a CDS encoding Gfo/Idh/MocA family protein, with protein sequence MEKFRVGIIGTGFGAKVHAPMMDHHEGFEVVAISSVSRGNTEEARNVSGIEKVYTNWREMLEQEALDVVVVASAVNLHKEMVTAAYEKGVHVLCEKPMAMDTAETKAMITEKDKAGKLGLINHEFRFLPARTKIKEILDSGQLGQVLHVRYQCSFASYNGLISKPRGWLGQEDKGGGMLGAIGSHMTDALHWWLGSTFKEVFAQLPIHIPTQTDDNGLTEQRTADDAFQIIGTLENGATVTMELISAARKTDYTWHLEIFGTEGTLVMLDDQKVLLSLGDAPLEQIELLPDLEAPSTMPEVAARYYNGFQRALDALHETLVSGKKHPYLADFENGSSTQRVLDAVRKSAREGRKTEV encoded by the coding sequence ATGGAAAAGTTTAGAGTTGGTATCATTGGGACGGGTTTTGGCGCCAAGGTGCATGCACCCATGATGGATCACCATGAGGGTTTCGAAGTAGTCGCGATATCAAGTGTATCAAGAGGCAATACCGAGGAGGCACGTAATGTCAGTGGTATCGAAAAAGTCTATACAAACTGGCGTGAAATGCTTGAGCAGGAGGCACTTGATGTAGTGGTGGTCGCTTCGGCAGTAAACTTGCATAAGGAAATGGTCACTGCGGCTTACGAAAAGGGAGTTCACGTATTATGCGAGAAGCCCATGGCCATGGATACGGCCGAAACTAAGGCTATGATTACAGAGAAAGACAAGGCAGGAAAACTGGGGCTCATCAATCATGAATTCCGCTTCCTTCCGGCTCGTACAAAGATAAAAGAAATCCTGGATAGCGGACAGCTTGGACAGGTTTTGCATGTCCGTTACCAATGCTCCTTTGCTAGTTATAATGGCCTTATTTCAAAACCCCGCGGCTGGCTGGGGCAGGAAGATAAGGGAGGCGGAATGCTTGGCGCCATTGGCTCCCATATGACAGATGCTCTCCACTGGTGGCTGGGCAGCACCTTTAAGGAAGTTTTCGCCCAGCTTCCCATCCACATTCCCACCCAAACCGATGATAACGGATTGACTGAACAAAGGACAGCTGACGATGCGTTCCAGATCATTGGCACCCTGGAAAACGGGGCAACCGTTACAATGGAACTCATTTCCGCAGCACGAAAAACCGATTACACATGGCATCTTGAAATCTTCGGCACAGAAGGCACCCTCGTAATGCTGGACGACCAAAAGGTATTGCTTTCTCTTGGTGACGCGCCTCTTGAACAAATAGAATTATTACCGGATTTAGAAGCACCTTCAACAATGCCTGAGGTAGCTGCGAGGTATTATAACGGCTTCCAAAGAGCCCTGGACGCCCTTCACGAAACCCTTGTTTCAGGAAAAAAGCACCCATACCTCGCTGATTTTGAAAATGGATCCTCAACTCAAAGAGTATTGGATGCAGTAAGGAAATCCGCCCGTGAAGGCAGGAAAACAGAAGTGTAA
- a CDS encoding SF0329 family protein, with translation MRSQLWSKLKRRLDDLICDSLKGRVNFTITNYRRAHDQLGRAFITVDKKEVLNMCTITSDIRINRKNRELHRLRELSYEDYQVNYEISVIAHELVKQEGVYAQYDFYDAVEEFVNMPIDQALKSDDMVVKILALIDRRAGKRTLMKLREPIQNEMDIIQYFYNLRCEAEQINPFVE, from the coding sequence TTGCGCAGTCAGTTATGGAGTAAGTTAAAAAGAAGATTAGACGATTTAATTTGTGATTCGCTTAAAGGAAGAGTGAACTTCACGATTACAAATTATCGCAGGGCACATGATCAGCTTGGCAGGGCCTTTATTACTGTCGATAAAAAGGAAGTTCTTAATATGTGCACCATCACCTCTGATATAAGAATTAATAGAAAGAATCGCGAATTGCATAGACTTAGGGAGCTTAGCTATGAGGATTATCAAGTCAATTATGAGATAAGTGTTATCGCACATGAACTGGTAAAACAAGAAGGCGTTTATGCGCAGTATGACTTTTATGACGCGGTGGAAGAGTTTGTGAATATGCCAATAGACCAGGCTTTAAAATCAGATGATATGGTCGTGAAAATTCTTGCGTTGATCGACCGCAGGGCAGGGAAACGAACATTAATGAAACTGAGGGAACCTATTCAAAACGAAATGGATATCATTCAGTATTTTTATAACCTGAGATGCGAGGCAGAACAAATAAATCCATTTGTAGAGTGA
- a CDS encoding 3-hydroxyacyl-CoA dehydrogenase, which produces MNYKNITIAGSGVLGSQIAFQTAFSGFNVSIYDINDEALGRAKERILKLKPRYQEDLGASEQELDSAYNRLSFYSDLAQAAADADLVIEAVPEVVDIKTDFYKKLGQVAPEKTVFATNSSTLLPSQFAEATGRPEKFLALHFANEIWKNNTAEVMKHPGTDMKVFDEVMEFAKAIGMVALPLHKEQPGYILNSLLVPFLEAGQMLLMKEVADPETIDKTWMIATGAPKGPFAILDIVGITTAYNIANAKGEAGVPQFKELANLLKTEYIDKGKLGAATGEGFYKYPNPSYEQPGFLKA; this is translated from the coding sequence ATGAATTATAAGAATATCACTATTGCCGGCAGTGGCGTTCTGGGAAGCCAAATTGCTTTTCAAACTGCATTTAGCGGTTTTAATGTTTCCATCTATGACATTAACGACGAGGCACTCGGTCGCGCAAAGGAACGCATCTTGAAGCTCAAGCCTCGCTACCAGGAGGATTTGGGAGCATCTGAGCAGGAGCTAGATTCAGCCTATAACCGTCTTTCTTTTTACAGCGATCTTGCCCAGGCGGCAGCCGATGCCGACTTGGTTATTGAAGCAGTGCCAGAAGTGGTTGACATCAAAACAGACTTTTATAAAAAATTAGGACAGGTGGCACCAGAGAAAACGGTGTTTGCTACAAATTCTTCGACATTGCTGCCAAGCCAGTTTGCGGAAGCAACAGGTCGGCCGGAAAAATTCCTCGCCCTGCACTTCGCGAACGAAATCTGGAAGAATAATACCGCTGAGGTGATGAAGCACCCTGGTACAGACATGAAAGTATTCGATGAAGTGATGGAATTCGCAAAAGCCATCGGAATGGTTGCCCTGCCATTGCACAAAGAGCAGCCAGGTTACATCCTGAACTCATTACTGGTTCCATTCCTTGAGGCTGGCCAAATGCTGCTGATGAAAGAAGTAGCCGATCCTGAAACAATTGATAAAACGTGGATGATCGCCACTGGAGCGCCAAAAGGGCCTTTCGCCATCCTCGACATTGTCGGAATCACAACTGCCTACAACATCGCCAATGCAAAAGGCGAAGCAGGCGTCCCACAGTTCAAAGAGCTGGCAAACCTTTTGAAAACAGAGTACATCGACAAAGGAAAACTAGGAGCGGCAACCGGTGAAGGATTTTATAAATATCCGAACCCGAGTTATGAGCAGCCAGGGTTTTTAAAAGCATGA
- a CDS encoding GNAT family N-acetyltransferase, whose amino-acid sequence MIEQEEKKIGEYEIRQIKKLLDLELDDLVTQSKKEGFRFVERLINDYENGTNTFSNFGEALYGVFSGDGALVAIGGLNNDPFTSKRGIGRLRRFYVLKEYRRNGIGSLLVKRMMEEARNYYRILVLRTDTQQGDDFYASIGFTKGELYPHSSHYIVL is encoded by the coding sequence GTGATAGAACAGGAGGAGAAGAAGATAGGAGAATATGAGATTAGGCAAATAAAAAAACTGCTGGATCTTGAACTGGACGATTTGGTCACTCAAAGCAAGAAAGAGGGCTTTCGTTTTGTTGAAAGGTTGATAAATGATTATGAAAATGGCACTAATACATTCAGCAATTTTGGAGAAGCTTTATACGGCGTTTTCAGCGGGGATGGTGCACTCGTTGCCATTGGCGGGTTAAATAATGACCCATTTACTAGTAAACGGGGAATAGGCCGGCTGAGAAGGTTTTATGTTCTAAAGGAGTATCGGCGAAACGGGATTGGAAGCCTCTTGGTTAAAAGAATGATGGAGGAAGCCAGAAACTATTATAGAATTCTTGTGCTTCGTACGGACACCCAACAGGGTGATGATTTCTATGCTTCTATTGGTTTTACAAAGGGCGAACTTTATCCCCATTCAAGTCACTATATTGTTTTATAG